A single region of the Drosophila takahashii strain IR98-3 E-12201 chromosome 2R, DtakHiC1v2, whole genome shotgun sequence genome encodes:
- the Trap1 gene encoding heat shock protein 75 kDa, mitochondrial, with amino-acid sequence MSLRAMGVLGQACRFSRFAQVLRQSHRSAPAALNLALESRRSPAAPPLRRFSTEPKKSPESVVDKHEFQAETRQLLDIVARSLYSDHEVFVRELISNASDALEKFRYTSLSAGGENLAGKDRPLEIRITTDKPQMQLIIQDTGIGMTKEELVSNLGTIARSGSKQFLEQMKGNQQAASSEASSNIIGQFGVGFYSSFIVANKVEVYTRAATPNAPGLKWSTDGSGSYEIEEVADAELGTRIVLHLKTECREYADEERIQAVIKKYSNFVGSPILLNGKQANEIKPLWLLDPQSISQEQHHDFYRFISNSFDVPRFTLHYNADVPLSIHALLYFPEGKPGLFEMSRDGNTGVALYTRKVLIQSKTEHLLPKWLRFVKGVVDSEDIPLNLSRELLQNSSLIRKLSSVISSRVIRFLQERSKKQPEEYEAFYRDYGLFLKEGIVTSSDASEKEEIAKLLRFESSKSEDASGRMSLDEYYKSVPAEQQNIYYLAAPNRVLAESSPYYESLKKRNELVLFCYEPYDELVLMQLGKYKSKNLVSVEKEMRQDSKDSATVTDFGEGSLLRSELDALIPWLEEELKGQVIKVKPTSRLDTHPCVITVEEMAAARHFIRTQSHQVPEQNRFALLQPELEINPKHPIIKKLNKLRESDKDLAQLIAKQLFANAMVGAGLAEDPRMLLTNMNTLLSKALEKY; translated from the exons ATGTCACTGCGAGCGATGGGTGTGCTGGGCCAGGCGTGCCGCTTCAGCCGCTTTGCCCAAGTGCTGAGGCAGAGCCACCGATCCGCCCCAGCAGCGCTTAATCTCGCCCTGGAATCTCGGCGATCGCCGGCCG CCCCCCCGCTGCGTCGCTTCTCCACGGAGCCGAAGAAATCCCCCGAATCGGTGGTGGACAAGCACGAGTTCCAGGCGGAGACCCGCCAGCTGCTGGACATCGTGGCCCGCTCCCTGTACTCCGACCACGAAGTCTTCGTGCGCGAGCTCATCTCGAATGCCAGCGATGCGCTGGAGAAGTTTCGCTACACCTCGCTGAGCGCCGGCGGCGAGAATCTGGCTGGCAAGGATCGGCCGCTGGAGATTCGCATCACCACCGACAAGCCGCAGATGCAGCTGATCATCCAGGACACGGGCATCGGCATGACCAAGGAGGAGCTGGTCAGCAACCTGGGCACCATCGCACGCAGCGGTTCCAAGCAGTTTCTGGAGCAGATGAAGGGCAACCAGCAGGCGGCCTCCTCGGAGGCTTCCTCCAACATCATCGGTCAGTTCGGCGTGGGCTTCTACTCCTCCTTCATTGTGGCCAACAAGGTGGAGGTCTACACGCGGGCGGCCACGCCCAATGCGCCCGGCCTGAAGTGGTCCACGGACGGCAGTGGCTCCTACGAGATCGAGGAGGTGGCCGACGCCGAGCTGGGCACCCGCATTGTGCTGCACCTGAAGACCGAGTGCCGCGAGTACGCGGACGAGGAGCGCATCCAGGCGGTGATCAAGAAGTACAGCAACTTTGTGGGCTCGCCCATCCTGCTCAACGGCAAGCAGGCCAACGAGATCAAGCCGCTGTGGTTGCTCGATCCGCAGAGCATCAGCCAGGAGCAGCACCACGACTTCTATCGCTTCATCAGCAACAGCTTTGATGTGCCGCGGTTTACGCTTCACTACAATGCCGATGTTCCTCTGAGCATTCATGCGCTGCTCTATTTTCCAGAGGGAAAACCTGGGCTATTTGAGATGTCCCGCGACGGAAACACCGGCGTCGCCTTGTACACGCGCAAGGTGCTTATACAGTCCAAGACGGAGCACCTGCTGCCCAAGTGGCTGCGCTTCGTGAAGGGCGTCGTCGACTCCGAGGACATTCCTCTAAACTTGAGCCGCGAGCTGCTGCAGAACAGCAGCCTGATTCGCAAGCTGTCCAGTGTGATTTCGAGCCGTGTGATTCGTTTCCTGCAGGAGCGCTCCAAGAAGCAGCCCGAGGAATACGAGGCCTTCTATCGCGACTACGGGCTCTTCCTGAAGGAGGGCATTGTAACCTCCAGCGATGCGAGTGAGAAGGAGGAAATTGCCAAGCTGCTGCGCTTCGAGTCTTCCAAGTCCGAGGACGCCAGTGGCCGTATGTCCCTGGACGAGTACTACAAGAGCGTTCCGGCGGAACAGCAGAATATCTACTACCTGGCGGCGCCCAATCGCGTTCTGGCCGAATCTTCGCCGTACTACGAGAGCCTCAAGAAGCGCAACGAGCTGGTGCTCTTCTGCTATGAGCCCTACGACGAGCTGGTGCTCATGCAGCTGGGCAAGTACAAGAGCAAGAACCTCGTGTCCGTGGAGAAGGAGATGCGCCAGGACTCAAAGGACTCGGCGACCGTCACTGACTTTGGCGAGGGCAGCCTGCTGCGCTCGGAGCTGGACGCTTTGATTCCCTGGCTGGAGGAGGAGCTCAAGGGCCAGGTTATTAAGGTGAAGCCCACCTCCCGCCTGGACACCCACCCCTGTGTCATCACCGTGGAGGAGATGGCCGCCGCTCGCCACTTTATCCGCACCCAAAGTCACCAGGTTCCCGAACAGAATCGATTTGCCCTGCTGCAGCCAGAACTGGAGATCAATCCGAA GCACCCCATCATCAAGAAGCTAAACAAGCTGCGCGAGAGCGACAAGGATCTGGCCCAGCTCATCGCCAAGCAGCTCTTTGCCAACGCCATGGTGGGCGCCGGTTTGGCGGAGGATCCCCGGATGCTTCTGACCAACATGAACACGCTTCTTTCCAAGGCTCTGGAGAAATACTAG
- the Vha16-1 gene encoding V-type proton ATPase 16 kDa proteolipid subunit c, with product MSSEVSSDNPIYGPFFGVMGAASAIIFSALGAAYGTAKSGTGIAAMSVMRPELIMKSIIPVVMAGIIAIYGLVVAVLIAGALEEPSKYSLYRGFIHLGAGLAVGFSGLAAGFAIGIVGDAGVRGTAQQPRLFVGMILILIFAEVLGLYGLIVAIYLYTK from the exons atGTCTTCTGAAGTGAGCAGCGACAACCCAATCTATGGCCCCTTCTTCGGAGTTATGGGCGCCGCCTCCGCCATCATCTTCTCGG CTCTGGGCGCTGCTTATGGCACTGCTAAGTCTGGTACCGGTATTGCTGCCATGTCAGTGATGCGTCCTGAACTGATCATGAAATCCATCATTCCTGTGGTCATGGCGGGTATCATTGCCATTTACGGTCTGGTGGTGGCTGTGCTCATTGCCGGCGCGCTGGAAGAACCCTCAAAGTACTCACTCTACAG GGGCTTCATTCACCTGGGAGCCGGTTTGGCGGTGGGCTTCTCTGGCCTGGCAGCCGGTTTTGCGATCGGCATCGTGGGAGACGCCGGTGTCCGTGGCACAGCACAGCAGCCCAGACTGTTCGTCGGCATGATCCTGATTCTCATCTTCGCCGAAGTGTTGGGTCTCTACGGCTTGATTGTGGCCATTTACCTGTACACGAAATAA